Proteins encoded together in one Pongo abelii isolate AG06213 chromosome 8, NHGRI_mPonAbe1-v2.0_pri, whole genome shotgun sequence window:
- the TLX1 gene encoding T-cell leukemia homeobox protein 1 isoform X2 has translation MEHLGPHHLHPGHAEPISFGIDQILNSPDQGGCMGPASRLQDGEYGLGCLVGGAYTYGGGGSAAGAGAGGAVAYGTGGPGGPGGPGGPGGPAGGGGACSMGPLTGSYNVNMALAGGPGPGGGGGSSGGAGALSAAGVIRVPAHRPLAGAVAHPQPLATGLPTVPSVPAMPGVNNLTGLTFPWMESNRRYTKDRFTGHPYQNRTPPKKKKPRTSFTRLQICELEKRFHRQKYLASAERAALAKALKMTDAQVKTWFQNRRTKWR, from the exons ATGGAGCACCTGGGTCCGCACCATCTCCACCCGGGTCACGCAGAGCCCATCAGCTTCGGCATCGACCAGATCCTCAACAGCCCGGACCAGGGTGGCTGCATGGGGCCCGCCTCGCGCCTCCAGGACGGAGAATACGGCCTTGGCTGCTTGGTCGGAGGCGCCTACACTTACGGCGGCGGGGGCTCCGCGGCTGGGGCGGGGGCTGGAGGTGCGGTGGCCTATGGTACTGGAGGTCCGGGCGGCCCCGGAGGCCCCGGCGGCCCCGGAGGCCCGGCAGGCGGCGGCGGCGCCTGCAGCATGGGTCCTCTGACCGGCTCCTACAACGTGAACATGGCCTTGGCGGGCGGCCCCGGtcctggcggcggcggcggcagcagcggcgGTGCCGGGGCACTCAGCGCTGCGGGAGTGATCCGGGTGCCGGCACACAGGCCGCTCGCCGGAGCCGtggcccacccccagcccctggccaccGGCTTGCCCACCGTGCCCTCTGTGCCTGCCATGCCGGGCGTCAACAACCTCACTGGCCTCACCTTCCCCTGGATGGAGAGTAACCGCAGATACACAAAGGACAGGTTCACAG GTCACCCCTATCAGAACCGGACGCCCCCCAAGAAGAAGAAGCCGCGCACGTCCTTCACACGCCTGCAGATCTGCGAGCTGGAGAAGCGCTTCCACCGCCAGAAGTACCTGGCCTCGGCCGAGCGCGCCGCCCTGGCCAAGGCGCTCAAAATGACCGACGCGCAGGTCAAAACCTGGTTCCAGAACCGGCGGACAAAGTGGAG GTAA
- the TLX1 gene encoding T-cell leukemia homeobox protein 1 isoform X1 has translation MEHLGPHHLHPGHAEPISFGIDQILNSPDQGGCMGPASRLQDGEYGLGCLVGGAYTYGGGGSAAGAGAGGAVAYGTGGPGGPGGPGGPGGPAGGGGACSMGPLTGSYNVNMALAGGPGPGGGGGSSGGAGALSAAGVIRVPAHRPLAGAVAHPQPLATGLPTVPSVPAMPGVNNLTGLTFPWMESNRRYTKDRFTGHPYQNRTPPKKKKPRTSFTRLQICELEKRFHRQKYLASAERAALAKALKMTDAQVKTWFQNRRTKWRRQTAEEREAERQQANRILLQLQQEAFQKSLAQPLPADPLCVHNSSLFALQNLQPWSDDSTKITSVTSVASACE, from the exons ATGGAGCACCTGGGTCCGCACCATCTCCACCCGGGTCACGCAGAGCCCATCAGCTTCGGCATCGACCAGATCCTCAACAGCCCGGACCAGGGTGGCTGCATGGGGCCCGCCTCGCGCCTCCAGGACGGAGAATACGGCCTTGGCTGCTTGGTCGGAGGCGCCTACACTTACGGCGGCGGGGGCTCCGCGGCTGGGGCGGGGGCTGGAGGTGCGGTGGCCTATGGTACTGGAGGTCCGGGCGGCCCCGGAGGCCCCGGCGGCCCCGGAGGCCCGGCAGGCGGCGGCGGCGCCTGCAGCATGGGTCCTCTGACCGGCTCCTACAACGTGAACATGGCCTTGGCGGGCGGCCCCGGtcctggcggcggcggcggcagcagcggcgGTGCCGGGGCACTCAGCGCTGCGGGAGTGATCCGGGTGCCGGCACACAGGCCGCTCGCCGGAGCCGtggcccacccccagcccctggccaccGGCTTGCCCACCGTGCCCTCTGTGCCTGCCATGCCGGGCGTCAACAACCTCACTGGCCTCACCTTCCCCTGGATGGAGAGTAACCGCAGATACACAAAGGACAGGTTCACAG GTCACCCCTATCAGAACCGGACGCCCCCCAAGAAGAAGAAGCCGCGCACGTCCTTCACACGCCTGCAGATCTGCGAGCTGGAGAAGCGCTTCCACCGCCAGAAGTACCTGGCCTCGGCCGAGCGCGCCGCCCTGGCCAAGGCGCTCAAAATGACCGACGCGCAGGTCAAAACCTGGTTCCAGAACCGGCGGACAAAGTGGAG ACGGCAGACTGCGGAGGAACGGGAGGCCGAGAGGCAGCAAGCGAACCGCATCCTCCTGCAGTTGCAGCAGGAGGCCTTCCAGAAGAGCCTGGCACAGCCGCTGCCCGCTGACCCTCTGTGCGTGCACAACTCGTCGCTCTTCGCCCTGCAGAATCTGCAGCCGTGGTCTGACGACTCGACCAAAATCACTAGCGTCACGTCGGTGGCGTCGGCCTGCGAGTGA